A single region of the Streptomyces sp. NBC_00425 genome encodes:
- the hydA gene encoding dihydropyrimidinase, which produces MSSRTVIRGGLVITASDEIHADVLIEDGRIAALAASGTPAAEAWTAERVIDATGKYVIPGGVDVHTHMELPFGGTSASDTFETGTRAAAWGGTTTIVDFAVQSVGHSLREGLDAWHAKAEGNCAIDYGFHMIVSDVNQDTLKEMDRLVEEGVTSFKQFMAYPGVFYSDDGQILRAMQRSAENGGLIMMHAENGIAIDVLVEQALARGETDPRYHGEVRKALLEAEATHRAIKLAQVAGAPLYVVHVSAMEAVAELARARDEGLNVFGETCPQYLFLSTDNLAEPGFEGSKYVCSTPLRPREHQAKLWQGLRTNDLQVVSTDHCPFCFEGQKELGRGDFSKIPNGLPGVENRMDLLHQAVVDGHISRRRWIEIACATPARMFGMYPKKGTIAPGADADVVIYDPQAEQTVSAETHHMNVDYSAYEGKRITGRVETVLSRGEPVITEREYTGHAGHGVYTPRSTCQYLN; this is translated from the coding sequence ATGAGCAGCCGAACCGTCATCCGGGGTGGTCTCGTCATCACCGCGTCCGACGAGATCCACGCCGACGTCCTGATCGAGGACGGCCGTATCGCCGCCCTCGCCGCCTCCGGCACCCCGGCCGCCGAGGCCTGGACCGCCGAGAGGGTCATCGACGCCACCGGGAAGTACGTGATCCCGGGCGGGGTGGACGTCCACACCCACATGGAGCTGCCGTTCGGCGGCACCTCGGCCTCCGACACCTTCGAGACCGGCACCCGGGCAGCCGCCTGGGGCGGCACGACGACCATCGTCGACTTCGCGGTGCAGAGCGTCGGGCACAGCCTGCGCGAAGGCCTCGACGCCTGGCATGCGAAGGCCGAGGGCAACTGCGCGATCGACTACGGCTTCCACATGATCGTCTCTGACGTGAACCAGGACACGCTCAAGGAGATGGACCGGCTGGTGGAGGAGGGCGTCACCTCCTTCAAGCAGTTCATGGCGTATCCCGGCGTCTTCTACAGCGACGACGGCCAGATCCTGCGCGCCATGCAGCGCTCCGCCGAGAACGGCGGACTGATCATGATGCACGCGGAGAACGGCATCGCCATCGACGTCCTGGTCGAACAGGCGCTGGCGCGCGGCGAGACGGACCCGAGGTACCACGGCGAGGTGCGCAAGGCCCTCCTGGAGGCCGAGGCCACCCATCGCGCGATCAAGCTCGCGCAGGTCGCCGGGGCACCGCTGTACGTGGTGCACGTATCGGCGATGGAAGCGGTTGCGGAACTGGCCAGGGCGCGCGACGAGGGGCTGAACGTCTTCGGCGAGACGTGTCCGCAGTACCTGTTCCTGTCGACCGACAACCTCGCCGAACCGGGCTTCGAGGGCTCGAAGTACGTGTGCAGCACCCCGCTGCGGCCGAGAGAGCACCAGGCCAAGCTGTGGCAGGGGCTGCGGACCAACGACCTCCAGGTCGTCTCCACCGACCACTGCCCCTTCTGCTTCGAGGGCCAGAAGGAGCTCGGCCGGGGCGACTTCTCGAAGATCCCCAACGGCCTGCCGGGCGTCGAGAACCGTATGGACCTGCTCCACCAGGCCGTCGTCGACGGGCACATCAGCCGCCGCCGCTGGATCGAGATCGCCTGCGCCACCCCGGCCCGCATGTTCGGCATGTACCCCAAGAAGGGCACCATCGCCCCGGGCGCCGACGCCGACGTCGTGATCTACGACCCGCAGGCCGAGCAGACCGTCTCCGCCGAGACCCACCACATGAACGTCGACTACTCGGCCTACGAGGGCAAGCGGATCACCGGCCGCGTCGAGACGGTGCTGTCGCGGGGCGAGCCCGTCATCACCGAGCGGGAGTACACCGGACACGCCGGGCACGGCGTCTACACCCCGCGCTCCACCTGTCAGTACCTCAACTAG
- a CDS encoding nitrilase-related carbon-nitrogen hydrolase, which yields MSRVIRAAVFQTAWTGDKESMIQVHEQAVRDAAAQGAQVLCFQELFYGPYFCQVQDPQFYEYAEQIPDGPIVQRFQALAREHGIVLVLPMYEEEQPGVLYNTAAVIDADGSYLGKYRKHHIPQVKGFWEKFYFRPGNVGWPVFETAVGKIGVYICYDRHFPEGWRALGLEGAEIVFNPSATSRGLSAYLWQLEQPAAAVANEYFVGAINRVGVEELGDNDFYGTSYFVDPEAQFVGEVASDKEPELVVRDLDMAKLRAVRDRWQFYRDRRPEAYGPLTAP from the coding sequence ATGAGCAGAGTGATCCGTGCCGCCGTCTTCCAGACGGCCTGGACCGGCGACAAGGAATCGATGATCCAGGTGCACGAGCAGGCGGTCCGCGACGCGGCCGCGCAGGGCGCCCAGGTCCTGTGTTTCCAGGAGCTGTTCTACGGACCGTACTTCTGCCAGGTCCAGGACCCGCAGTTCTACGAGTACGCCGAGCAGATCCCGGACGGCCCGATCGTCCAGCGCTTCCAGGCGCTGGCCAGGGAGCACGGCATCGTCCTGGTGCTGCCGATGTACGAGGAGGAGCAGCCCGGCGTCCTCTACAACACCGCCGCCGTGATCGACGCGGACGGTTCCTACCTCGGCAAGTACCGCAAGCACCACATCCCGCAGGTGAAGGGCTTCTGGGAGAAGTTCTACTTCCGCCCCGGGAACGTCGGCTGGCCGGTCTTCGAGACGGCCGTCGGGAAGATCGGCGTGTACATCTGCTACGACCGCCACTTCCCCGAGGGCTGGCGCGCACTGGGACTCGAGGGCGCCGAGATCGTCTTCAACCCGTCGGCGACCTCCCGCGGTCTGTCCGCGTACCTGTGGCAGCTGGAACAGCCGGCGGCCGCCGTCGCCAACGAGTACTTCGTCGGCGCGATCAACCGGGTCGGCGTCGAGGAACTCGGCGACAACGACTTCTACGGGACCTCGTACTTCGTGGACCCGGAGGCCCAGTTCGTCGGGGAGGTGGCCAGCGACAAGGAGCCCGAACTCGTCGTCCGCGACCTCGACATGGCGAAGCTGCGCGCGGTCCGCGACCGCTGGCAGTTCTACCGGGACCGCCGTCCGGAGGCCTACGGTCCGCTGACCGCACCGTAG
- a CDS encoding PucR family transcriptional regulator — MTIALEPWGPVEPLEPALSVRQVLALERVLAGEPEVVAGAGRLDRPVRWVHVAEAADVGVMLTGGEMVLTTGVLLAGDESAQTEYVHSLHRAEAAAVVLGLGRAFPTTPDAMRRAAERCGLPMIVLHRPFPFAELTEEVQSRLVRRKFAAVSLSEAVRTALTALITAGAPLQLLLDEIAQHAACPVVVTNLAHRVLATAGERSAVDDVLRDWERIARQAGGTEGDGWIRAELGGRGERWGQIMLCGHRGDTAGGRLLADRAAEALVLHRMLGGSSAHTWEEQSAQSLLTDLISGVVPARQLLPRARAAGLPVNRRTFVPLVVRDVALDRLERVLRLLGLAGLVAELADGATAVLLSLARDQDAEALAAHFATRLRTESGQARTVVAAADPRTVWDEVPAGLREAQHVADAVADSAAVLDLPLVVRLKDVHLRGLIRLLRDDPHVQSFAERELDGLLCAAGDDLLAVLRTYLATGRNKSRTAQLHHVSRPALYRRLEAIEGRLGVDLDDFEQAASVHIALLAHDAQQS, encoded by the coding sequence ATGACCATTGCCCTGGAGCCCTGGGGGCCCGTGGAGCCGCTGGAGCCCGCCCTGTCGGTCCGTCAGGTCCTGGCCCTGGAAAGGGTCCTGGCCGGAGAACCCGAAGTGGTGGCGGGCGCCGGCCGGCTCGACCGGCCGGTGCGCTGGGTGCACGTCGCCGAGGCCGCCGACGTCGGCGTGATGCTGACCGGCGGCGAAATGGTCCTCACCACCGGGGTGCTGCTCGCCGGCGACGAGAGCGCGCAGACCGAGTACGTCCACTCCCTGCACCGCGCCGAGGCCGCGGCCGTGGTGCTGGGCCTCGGGCGGGCGTTCCCGACCACGCCCGACGCGATGCGGCGGGCCGCCGAACGGTGCGGGCTGCCGATGATCGTGCTTCATCGCCCCTTCCCCTTCGCCGAGTTGACGGAGGAGGTGCAGTCCCGGCTGGTGCGGCGCAAGTTCGCCGCCGTCAGCCTCTCGGAGGCCGTGCGGACCGCGCTCACCGCGCTGATCACGGCGGGAGCCCCGCTGCAGCTGCTGCTCGACGAGATCGCCCAGCACGCCGCCTGTCCCGTCGTCGTCACCAACCTCGCCCACCGGGTGCTGGCCACGGCGGGGGAGCGGTCGGCGGTCGACGACGTGCTGCGGGACTGGGAACGCATCGCCCGCCAGGCCGGCGGCACCGAGGGAGACGGCTGGATCCGCGCCGAACTCGGCGGCCGCGGCGAACGCTGGGGGCAGATCATGCTCTGCGGGCACCGCGGCGACACCGCGGGCGGACGGCTGCTCGCCGACCGGGCCGCCGAGGCGCTCGTGCTGCACCGCATGCTCGGCGGCTCCTCCGCCCATACCTGGGAGGAGCAGTCCGCGCAGAGCCTGCTCACGGATCTGATCTCCGGCGTCGTCCCGGCACGCCAGCTGCTGCCCCGGGCCCGGGCGGCCGGCCTCCCGGTCAACCGGCGCACCTTCGTGCCGCTCGTCGTGCGGGACGTCGCCCTCGACCGGCTCGAACGGGTACTGCGGTTGCTGGGGCTCGCGGGACTGGTCGCGGAACTCGCGGACGGGGCGACGGCGGTGCTGCTCAGCCTCGCCCGCGACCAGGACGCCGAGGCGCTCGCCGCCCACTTCGCGACCCGGCTGCGCACCGAGTCGGGCCAGGCCCGCACGGTCGTCGCGGCGGCCGACCCGCGGACCGTCTGGGACGAGGTGCCCGCCGGGCTGCGCGAGGCCCAGCACGTGGCGGACGCCGTGGCCGACTCGGCCGCCGTCCTCGACCTGCCGCTCGTCGTCCGCCTCAAGGACGTCCACCTGCGCGGGCTGATCCGGCTCCTGCGGGACGACCCGCACGTGCAGTCGTTCGCCGAGCGGGAGCTGGACGGACTGCTGTGCGCGGCCGGCGACGACCTGCTCGCCGTCCTGCGGACGTATCTGGCCACCGGCCGCAACAAGTCCCGCACCGCCCAGCTCCACCACGTCTCCCGGCCCGCGCTGTACCGCCGCCTGGAGGCGATAGAGGGCCGGCTGGGCGTGGACCTCGACGACTTCGAACAGGCCGCCTCGGTGCACATCGCGCTTCTCGCGCACGACGCGCAGCAGAGCTGA
- a CDS encoding aspartate aminotransferase family protein, giving the protein MSDLHARHRGVLPDWLALYYEEPLEITHGEGRHVWDSEGNKYLDFFGGILTTMTAHALPEVTKAVAEQAGRIVHSSTLYLNRPMVELAERIAHISGIPDARVFFTTSGTEANDTALLLATTHRRSNTVLAMRNSYHGRSFSAVGITGNRGWSPTSLSPLQTLYVHGGVRGRGPFAGLDDAAFVDACVADLKDLLGHTRAPAALIAEPIQGVGGFTSPPDGLYAAFREVLDEHGILWIADEVQTGWGRTGEHFWGWQAHGRGGPPDIVTFAKGIGNGMSVGGVIARSEIMNCLDANSISTFGGTQITMAAALANLSYLLEHDLQGNARRVGGMLIERLRAAAAQDPGVREVRGRGLMIGVELTRPGTGLADPDRASAVLEAARADGLLIGKGGGHDTSALRVAPPLSLTVAEAEEGAAILESALRSTR; this is encoded by the coding sequence GTGAGCGACCTCCACGCCCGGCACCGGGGCGTCCTGCCGGACTGGCTCGCCCTCTACTACGAGGAGCCGCTCGAGATCACCCACGGCGAGGGCCGGCACGTCTGGGACTCCGAGGGGAACAAGTACCTCGACTTCTTCGGCGGCATCCTCACCACCATGACCGCGCACGCGCTGCCCGAGGTCACCAAGGCGGTCGCCGAGCAGGCCGGGCGGATCGTCCACTCCTCGACGCTCTACCTCAACCGGCCCATGGTCGAGCTCGCCGAGCGCATCGCCCACATCAGCGGCATCCCCGACGCCCGGGTCTTCTTCACCACCTCGGGCACCGAGGCCAACGACACCGCGCTGCTGCTCGCCACCACGCACCGGCGCAGCAACACCGTGCTGGCGATGCGCAACAGTTACCACGGCCGTTCCTTCAGCGCGGTCGGCATCACCGGCAACCGCGGCTGGTCCCCGACCTCGTTGTCACCGCTGCAGACGCTGTACGTGCACGGAGGGGTCCGCGGCCGAGGACCGTTCGCCGGCCTCGACGACGCCGCCTTCGTCGACGCCTGCGTCGCCGACCTGAAGGACCTGCTCGGCCACACCCGCGCGCCCGCCGCCCTGATCGCCGAGCCCATCCAGGGGGTCGGCGGGTTCACCTCGCCGCCCGACGGCCTGTACGCGGCCTTCCGCGAGGTGCTGGACGAACACGGCATCCTGTGGATCGCCGACGAGGTGCAGACCGGCTGGGGCCGCACCGGCGAGCACTTCTGGGGCTGGCAGGCACACGGCCGAGGCGGTCCGCCGGACATCGTCACCTTCGCCAAGGGCATCGGCAACGGCATGTCCGTCGGCGGTGTCATCGCCCGCTCCGAGATCATGAACTGCCTGGACGCCAACAGCATCTCCACCTTCGGCGGCACCCAGATCACCATGGCGGCCGCTCTCGCCAACCTCTCCTACCTGCTGGAACACGACCTCCAGGGCAACGCCCGGCGGGTCGGCGGCATGCTCATCGAGCGGCTGCGGGCCGCCGCCGCCCAGGATCCGGGCGTGCGGGAGGTGCGCGGACGCGGCCTCATGATCGGCGTCGAGCTGACCCGGCCCGGCACCGGTCTGGCCGACCCGGACCGGGCGTCCGCCGTGCTGGAGGCGGCCCGCGCCGACGGGCTGCTGATCGGCAAGGGCGGCGGCCACGACACCAGCGCCCTGCGCGTCGCCCCGCCGCTGTCCCTGACCGTGGCGGAGGCCGAAGAGGGCGCCGCGATCCTCGAAAGCGCGCTGAGGAGCACGCGATAG
- a CDS encoding nitrilase-related carbon-nitrogen hydrolase has protein sequence MANVVRAALVQATWTGDTESMVAKHEEHAREAARRGAKIIGFQEVFNAPYFCQVQEPEHYRWAEPVPDGPTVRRMQDLARETGMVIVVPVFEVEQSGFYYNTAAVIDADGSYLGKYRKHHIPQVKGFWEKYYFRPGNIGWPVFDTAVGRVGVYICYDRHFPEGWRQLGLQGAQLVYNPSATHRGLSAHLWQLEQPAAAVANEYFVAAINRVGVEEYGDNDFYGTSYFVDPRGKFVGDVASDRDEELVVRDLDFDLVEEVRQQWAFYRDRRPDAYEGLVQP, from the coding sequence ATGGCCAACGTCGTACGTGCCGCACTGGTCCAGGCCACCTGGACCGGCGACACCGAGTCCATGGTGGCGAAACACGAGGAGCACGCCCGGGAGGCGGCCCGCCGGGGCGCGAAGATCATCGGGTTCCAGGAGGTGTTCAACGCTCCCTACTTCTGTCAGGTCCAGGAGCCGGAGCACTACCGCTGGGCGGAGCCGGTCCCGGACGGGCCGACCGTGCGCCGTATGCAGGACCTCGCCCGCGAGACCGGCATGGTGATCGTCGTGCCGGTCTTCGAGGTCGAGCAGTCCGGCTTCTACTACAACACCGCCGCCGTGATCGACGCCGACGGCTCCTACCTCGGCAAGTACCGCAAGCACCACATCCCCCAGGTGAAGGGGTTCTGGGAGAAGTACTACTTCCGGCCGGGAAACATCGGCTGGCCGGTGTTCGACACGGCCGTCGGCCGGGTCGGCGTGTACATCTGCTATGACCGCCACTTCCCCGAGGGCTGGCGCCAGCTGGGTCTCCAGGGCGCCCAGCTGGTCTACAACCCGTCGGCCACCCACCGCGGCCTCTCCGCCCACCTGTGGCAGCTGGAGCAGCCCGCGGCCGCCGTCGCCAACGAGTACTTCGTCGCCGCGATCAACCGGGTGGGCGTCGAGGAGTACGGCGACAACGACTTCTACGGGACGTCGTACTTCGTCGATCCGCGCGGCAAGTTCGTCGGCGACGTCGCGAGCGACCGGGACGAGGAACTCGTCGTCCGCGACCTCGACTTCGACCTCGTCGAGGAGGTCCGGCAGCAGTGGGCCTTCTACCGCGACCGCCGCCCCGACGCCTACGAAGGGCTGGTGCAGCCGTGA